From Punica granatum isolate Tunisia-2019 chromosome 1, ASM765513v2, whole genome shotgun sequence:
aacaagggaaaaaatgaaaaaaaaatgatagagAAACACTTTGGAAAGTGACATACTTTAAAAGAGATGTACCAAGTTTAACTCGGCTAGGGCAATATATGATAGCACATGTGAAGCAACGAATGTTGAGAATGAATAATGAATAGAAAGTTGAAAATGtaagagtaaaaaaaaatcatactaCCAAAACACACTAAAACTATGAGAGTAAGAGttatgaaaagaaatataGAAATTTATGAAGGATACATGTATTTTTTGGaacaaaaattggaaaaataggaaattttcaaaacaatCATGTGATTCATAGTGATGAGATAAAGAATGTATGAACTTATTAGGATAACAGACGTTGAAAACGAACATATTATGCAATGAGATTTTAAAACTATAAATcgttaaataataatataacagACTTGCCTGTAATGAATGACTAACTCAGTTAAAAGAGACTTATCATATTTTTCTACATAGtatgaattaataaaaatttcacacCGTGTTGAGATATACGTGACCAGAAGGGTGTTCCGGATGATTTAGGATAgctcatatatttattattcttaCAACTTCCAATAAGTCCCTGATGAAAACCATTTATATGCTTTAtataaaatgtatatttttacccaaaaaaataacgtATACCAAACAATACACAACCACGCCTGTATTAATTAGTTGCACAACTGTAGAGCGCATTGGAGGATAGAAAAGACCAtgtcaatctatatatatatatagataaagaagtgatatagaaaaaaaatcaaatatatagaaatatattttcacgCTGCGAGaattttatcccttaatgACTATAGTCACTATAGAGTATaccgaaaatatatatatcaaatggtAATTTAAggatataataaatttaattagagGAGAGTTTGGACAAAATAACAAGTGCAGACAAATAGAAGTGATGCAGATTGGACATGAAAGCTGGAGCAGAGAAGCAGAAGTGATGCAGATTCGACAACGTCAGAGGGGAATAAGCGCTGAACTATTTGAACAATCCACGTTGAttgtaatttcttatttttagtTCAGACTTTTCTTATTAAGTGTAAATAATTTAGTGTGAACCATTTCATTATGGACAAGTATAAGAAAAAAAGCTATCTCACATATGAAATTTATCTATAGATGAAAAACCTCGTGGAGCataaataagaattaaaatgaCTCGTCCAACCGAATTTAGTTGTTCTAATTTAATACAGCAGGGGCTATATATAATGTTGTCATATAACTTTGACAACTAATCTAGAACGAACACTCTCccattataaaattaaatttgaccGATAAAACAAAAGGGgatgaattttaaattataaaaaaaatcttcattTCAGGTACAATCTAGCACACCTACTTCCCATGATCAAATTTTCATAACGATGTATAAAAATTTGGATACAAACGAGTGGAAAGGATTGGTTTTCTTGTTTTGTCTTTAGATAATATCTAATATAATGATTGTTGTAATagggttttcttcttttaactATTGTTACAGTTTTTGACGATTTATATTTGTTATTGATGTGACATATCGTAATGTGGGCGTTGTTGTTGTTAATGGGCCTAGCTCGAGATCTATTGCTTCGACCCAGGCCTGAACCCAGGAACAATTTATTGATTGGCCTTGTTTGGATTGTAAGTTaaaaaactttaattttaactttaatttaactcaactaactacacaataaaaacacacatttctcaagtaaaaaattttaattttaactttaacttaacacactacacaacaaaaacacatatttcccaagtcaaatttatactctcatctcatttgtcattttccacaatcaaaattaaaatcaaaatcaaagttactttaactctgaaaccaaacgtacCGTAAGGTACGGTCAGATATCTCTCACGGAAAAAATATCTGTCATACCATTGTCGTAAGAAACTCTTCTTTTCATAAGCACTTCATTATTTCACcataatacaaataaaaaagaaaaaaagaaacaaagaaattaaaaaggatGACTAGTTATACTTAGGCATCCGTTAATCCctaatcaattaaaaaataaactcaATCCAACTAATTAATTACTCCTAATGAACCAAATCCCATTGCTAAACAAGGGTGAAAAAAGGAATAATTGtgcaaatatataattttttttcggttataaaggTTAAAGGAGGTACATAGCCTAATATAATGTAACAAATATATAACTTCGAAAAGttaagccaagccatcaaatTAATATGTAACCTTTTAAaacttacccaaaaaaatgtgTAACCTTTTAATCagataatcaattaattgatcTTCCCGCCAAAGCAAGACCTGTTCTCACACCTAAATATGCAGCTCAATCCCACCAGCACCTCCACAATGGCCgcctccatcttctccaaatCTGAGTAATGCAATGTCTGGACTAGCAACACTGTCGGCCCCGTGTCGAACCTCTGCTTCTCCAGGGTCCGCTCCGACTGCCATCTCATCGTGTCATGGGCCACCGGGGCCAGCCACTCCATTATGGCCTCGAGTGCGTCCCTCCAACCTTGTGCCAACCTACCCTCCCCTTCgatctcctcttcctcctcatcatcttcactattactactactactcCTACTACTACTATAATCCTGATCTTGATCCATGATATTGCTTCTCCTCAATTTCGCCCTCACCTTCGTTCTCAGCCTTGACGGTAGCATGTCGTACATAAAGCCCCTAGCATCCTCCCCAATACTGGTGGGAGTGTTCAAAAATCTCTCTGCCAGAATTATCACATTAGCATACAGTAAGGCCAGTCCCGAGCCTCCAACTGTTGACTCCGGGGCTGAGTGGAATACTGTAGTCGGGCGGCTCTGCATCCTCCCACACCCCGAGAGAAGACACGTATCTTCCGGGACAAAGAGGTTCATTTTCAACTTCCGGCTATAGATTTTTGCCGAACCCGACCTATTCTCGCTGGTCTTGGGCATTGGACCCGAATTGCTCACTGCCCGTTTCGCCCATCCAGTCATCTCAGTGTGGACCCAGATGCCCCTAATTTGCGGGCTGTGCTTGTGAGGCCACTCATTTTTTGAGTTGGTCGTGAGATCCGTCATGTAGGATCCGAACACGACACATATCCGCATAAACACGACGCACACAATCCTGGCCATCAGGCCGACACACTTATCCATTTTCTGGCTCCAAAGGGATGCATCCTTGTACCGCCGCACTTGCTTCCGCTGGAAGGCAATCTTGCTTTCAAAGAGGTCACAGTTAGCCTTCTGTAGGGTCGATTGGTTTGTTACCGTAGGGCCTGCGGGTGCATTCTTCCTCCACTGTTGGAGCTTCCGCTCTGATTTTTCCATCTCTGCAAGTGTCTCCAGGGCTGAGTACAGGCTCGCAGTCGCCGAGGTGAGCTTCTCCATCTTCTCGACAATTCGGTCAGCGTTCCGGGAGGCAAATTCGAGCCGCCCAATATCAATCAACCCTTGCTTTAGATCAGCATACACGAGGTCGAACCTATTTAAACCTAAATCGGAGCACTTCCGCCCCATGACAGAGATGGTATTGGCAACGCTATCTAGGGCTTCCAGCCTTTCGGCACATGCGAGTTTGAGGAGGTAGGCCTCGTCTCGGGAGTTCAAGTAGGCTACACCTTCTGACCGAAGGACCTCTTTCTGGAGGTTGTCAACCTCGTCATCGGTGAGGGATCTGTAGAGGGAGATGAGGCGGGACATTGTCTTGGCGGTGTCGAAGGCGAGGATCCCGAGGGAGGTGGGAGAAGGTTGAGAGGACTTGTCATGGGATCGGAAGAGGAGGGAGGCGGAGATGGAGGTGGCAGCGGAGACGCGAACCATGGTTGCAGCAACCATGGCCTCTCGATCGATAGAGATATCGTGGCAAAGATAGAAGTGTTCCTCTTTTATTGTCCGATCGTGTCTAGTGGTGGTTAAGTTTTCTGGTCGTGATGTTCTGAATTAGCGAGGGTTTAAGAGGTTGAGAGGTGAGAGAGAGACATTAAGTTGGAGGTTATTATATATGAAGGGTGAGAATTGGAGCTTGGAGACGTATTTTGAGGGTTTGGGAATGGCAGACGCGCTTTTTTGGGTACCCCCGCTCCCTCGCGGAAAGAGCCTACGAAAATTCCATGTCAacatatgatatatgataTTAAACGGGGAAAATAACACCGCACAATGCATAATTTTTTCGAAAATCACACATAAGACAAAATTATTTCACGGGacaatacatatttttttttaatcaccGTGTAGTACGCTGTTGGTATTCCGTCAAGAATTGGACGGTTTCTAACGTAGTAATCTTTTTAAGAGTACTTTCGCACAAAATGAAACTTGAGAGACTaagttatattaaataaaataaaaaatataaaactacataaaaaatcaaaaaatataaaaggggaaaaggctGGTTGAGGTCAAGGGTTCCCCCATCGGC
This genomic window contains:
- the LOC116195933 gene encoding uncharacterized protein LOC116195933, with amino-acid sequence MVAATMVRVSAATSISASLLFRSHDKSSQPSPTSLGILAFDTAKTMSRLISLYRSLTDDEVDNLQKEVLRSEGVAYLNSRDEAYLLKLACAERLEALDSVANTISVMGRKCSDLGLNRFDLVYADLKQGLIDIGRLEFASRNADRIVEKMEKLTSATASLYSALETLAEMEKSERKLQQWRKNAPAGPTVTNQSTLQKANCDLFESKIAFQRKQVRRYKDASLWSQKMDKCVGLMARIVCVVFMRICVVFGSYMTDLTTNSKNEWPHKHSPQIRGIWVHTEMTGWAKRAVSNSGPMPKTSENRSGSAKIYSRKLKMNLFVPEDTCLLSGCGRMQSRPTTVFHSAPESTVGGSGLALLYANVIILAERFLNTPTSIGEDARGFMYDMLPSRLRTKVRAKLRRSNIMDQDQDYSSSRSSSSNSEDDEEEEEIEGEGRLAQGWRDALEAIMEWLAPVAHDTMRWQSERTLEKQRFDTGPTVLLVQTLHYSDLEKMEAAIVEVLVGLSCIFRCENRSCFGGKIN